The genomic interval TAGAAATCTTATGACTCcattattttgtttctgcttcAGGAACCGCAATTGGAGCTGGAAAATTAATGAGTTTGATGGCCTTGGGAAGCTTGTTTTCATTTTGCAGATTAATTCGAGAAGTTTGATTTTAGTACTACAAGCAAAACCCATTTAGAAGTGATAAATGAAGATTTCGGGAACTTGCAAAATTTAGAGATTTTGAGTATTGGATAGTGGAGTTTTTATGTAGCTTTTTTTTACCTGTTAATTGGGTTCGTGTAAATTCAACTTTTAGCCTTACAAAAGAAAGCAAGAAGAAAAGTTGGGAAGGTGAGTCAGAATGTTGGAGCCTGAGCTTTGTACTTCTAGGATTCTTTCGCCTTTCCGCGAGGAAAGTGGGGATGAGGAACTTTCCGTGCTTCCCAGGCATACCAAAGTTATTGTTACTGGAAACAACAGAACAAAGTCTGTGTTGGTGGGCTTGCAAGGCGTCGTCAAGAAGGCTGTTGGTCTTGGAGGTTGGCATTGGCTGGTATTGCTTTATTCCTTTAACTTTAATGAATTCCTTGTTTAATCACTCGCAAGAGGAATCTACTTATCTTACTCGTATTAATGTCTGGTTACTTAGATTGTTATTTTTTGGCTCTCTCTTCTAATGTTGCGTTTAATCGTTTTGATGTGGAAACTAGATTGGGTTCTCTCTACTTCCTTAATTGAATAAGGCTGCACATGGTTAACGTGTGTAAAGGGTTTGAAGGTTTCGAATCTATGTGAAAAGAAcaaatctttgaaaaaagttgctTTTATTTGGCCGCAAAGCCGAGAAATATTCTGGATTAGGCCATCATGTCTGACCTAGTAAGTTACTAtggatttttataaatatagagttACAAGTTATTAAATTTGGCAATTGGAAATTTGTAGCAAAGAGTGATGCTACATGCAACTActgtaaattaattatttaattgaattcttctttttttgtacaGAATTTGTGTGAACCGTGGATGGCTAAGCTTGCAAACATTTAACATTCTATTTTCCCTAGTTCAAagggaaagaaatattttaactattgtTTTAAACCTAATAGATTGTTACTTGAAGCTTTTTACTTCTAACAATAACTCGAAAATTCTAGCAATGCATGGATTTTGGATGATAATATAATCTAAAGTTTTCCAGATATATGCAACCTTTTTGCTGCAATATAACAATCTCTGTtattgaaaaaagagaaataatttttttggggATTTCATTAAAAATCCTACTTTTTTAGTCTGGAGCTGATTTATGGTTCGTTCGTGTTAGTTGTCACTATAAATTTATTGTCTTTTCAACAGATTGGGATTTTGTCCTCTTTTGTACTGTCACCAATGTAATCCATCTTCAGGTTGCATATGTTTACTGGCAATACTTTGACATGGCAGGTTCTGAAAAACGGGGTTGAAGTAAAGCTGCAAAGAAACGCGTTGAGTGTGCTGGAACATCCTACTGGgcatgaagaagatgaggatcATGATTATGATATCTCTAGCAGTAGTTCTGACATTGGTGAAAAGGATAATGATTTTTGTAAGTTACAGTCTTGAATGATGATGCTTGGTTGTGTGGTCTCTGCATgccattcttattcaaaaaggaaaaaacatacGTTTCGGCATgtcatattcttcttcttttttgttcgAAGTACTGCCTTTAAGGTCGGTTTTGTTTGCTTGAGCAGCTACTAGTATTGAGTTCCACAGACTTAGTAAGCCAAGAATACGGACAAAGCCTTGGGTAACATCTGCATCAGCAAAGTCAACAAATCGTGGCTGTTACAGAGAACTTCAATCCATCCACGCACCTCAAAGAGTAAGAATTTGGAAACTTAAGAGATTTATGAAGCTCGAGGATGTTTTTGTGCAGCTAGCATCTAGGACTCAAATCTTGCTGATGAATGGCTAAAGGATTTTCTATGATAGTTACTAAAAGTAGTCAAGCTTTTTACAGAGAAGAAAAACCATagtaacccttttttttttttataccttgCTCGAATTCATCTGTAGAGATCTTAGATGCTGGATTAGTTCTTTTTTGTGCCCTCAGGCATCAAAACAAGTATATGGTTTGATGTGGCAATTTGTTGTGGCACTTGGCATCTATTTCTGTGCATTAGGAGTATCTTCTAGATGTGCAATGCACGTGCAAAACTTCACACACAACGATTCTTCAGTTAGCAGATAGTAATTTATGTTTTTGCTAAGCTAAAGTATTTACTCAATCTTTGGTGTGGATTATCAGAGGGTAAACTTGGCCAAATTGGGTACGGACTCATTGTGGAGATATTGCAGACACTTCAGCCTTGTGAGTTTCTGCTTCCTTCTGGACTTGAATGtatttttctgcatatttgtATTgcttttacttaattttaaaatttaactgtAGGTGAGCAGCAATTTTAATCCATCGAGGGACCGATTGCTTAACGCCGCACAGCGGCATGTCACTCAGGtcgctatctctctctctctctctctctctcaaatatgCACGCTCATAAATCTGATATCTTTTTCTGATGCAGCTAGAAGTGGACGAGGCACAAGTGATCCCTGAATTTGTTCATGCTGCCAAGAGACACAAGTCAACTGGCAAACTGAGATAAAAGGGGAACTGTGAATGTTGAGTGCTTGTATGATAATATACATATTAGTTTATTGACCCCTAACCTTTAGATGTTGATCCAATTAGCAGACTGATATGAAAGGGTAGTTAGCCAACCATATCTAATCTCTTTCCTGGATTCTAACCCTGTAATATTTGGCGGATGCCTCTCTATTATTATATCAGTAGACGGATATGTCTAACATTCTCATTCATTTTGAGTGACTGATTAAACATTCTGTCTAGGAGGATTTGGACAAAGGTGGACTAAAACCATCCTGACAATGACCCAAGGGAAGTTTTAGCAAACATTATGCCTGTTTGCAACTCATGTTTTGTGCTAAAACGTTGGGTTCCTTCATGTCTACGTACAATATCTAAAGGCAGATTTTATGGGTCTGAAAATTGACTAGGATGATCAAATATTCAAAGGTGGCTTGGGAGGACTAGACATAAAACTACACTTTAATGCACAATGGAAATGACCGCCAACTCAATTATATAATACGATAATGTAGGTGGTGGGGGTGGTTGGGCCAGGCTGTTGTTCGGTGAAACGGAGATCTGTGAAACCAATGTCGTGCAATGCTGACACGTGGATTTCATCCTAATTGACCTGACGTGCCTAtgcaatttcattttcatagtGTAAATATTGTCCACTCTTTTGAATAaagggaataaataaataatttatataaataaattaatttttcaactgtattctttttaaaaaaaagtatataataatgataggattactatcttattattatctatatactattttttttatatttgatgttttttaatttttaattttatttaataattaagaaagtgaatattaataaaattatatatatattttttaattttttaagtgattaagaatgttaaaaaaaatttaaaaaaatgataaaaaaaaataaatgtatttaaataatagtaataaaatagtaaagtTATCACTATCCGacataaaataaaggaaataatcGGTTCGGTAAAGTCCAAGGATGCCTAACTGCCCCCGTTTTCTTTGCTGACATTATTGGTTGGTGTATGTACACTGTCACGTTACATAGCCATTGTTGTTCACGGCAAAGATTTTGTGCAGAGTGGCCTCTTGCATTATTGGACCCATGCCTATGGCATGGCATCCTCGAGCTCTCTCTTTTTTGAAGTATAAATGGTATCTTTCATTGACTTTAGTCGTTACAGTATTTCTCCCTCAAAAGAGAACTCATAATCTGTAAGGGTACTTTCTCTTTCCACACCTTTTCATCATTACATATAAGCGCTAATTTAGCAAGTAAATGAGCTGTATGCGTCTCTATAAGAGCagttttattgaattagttaaaattaaatgacagttttaataaatataaaaaaaattaatttttaattattttattcacataaatttttatattaaaataattatttttttattatataataataaaataatataagatgaatttagttttagttattcacattaaatctctacattagattatacatttattcattatatggtaatgaataactactaatttcaaaaatatttaatttttttaattattaatttttttaattttatcatattttactattcaacttattatatgttaattaataatcatgttcttattaaattaatatatcactaaatcaaattaatatattaattgtgataaaatatgtgatagaaaaattgagagagaaataattaataaaatatgtatttgatgtatgtacagtaaccttcaaatttggaaaaacttttgaaagttactgtagttaaattttaaatatttataatttgactaatccaatgtaacATGATCACATTAGTAGGTCTTTGCCACTTTACCACATTCCGCTCAATATTGCTAGGTTGTTGCCGAGTTTTTGCTGCTATGTACTCATCCATGCTTTATTTTGCAGCACTTAGCACgctccaaacacaacctaaatgtGATTTTCAGATTTACATTATACCAAGTCAAATTAGAGTAAAATATAAGTCAACCACAATCTTAGGTTCTTACCTATTTAATTAAACCAATAAGACTTCTACATCCTACCCCTTTAATTTCGTGCCGAACTTGCAAACGGTGCCAAAACGTTCCTAAATTAATggtaacatgaaaataaaacgTGTAAGTTACTATGccccaaataataaaatattgtccaCAACACACGCAACCAacaaagagtaaaagtgaggtGGTTCATAATTAAGTGACAAGTTTGAGAGTCTCTTCTAAGCTttctttgagagagagaataggTGGAGTGGTAGTCTCGTTGCTCTTGGAACAATTGAGGAAGAGCTTTCCCTTAGTCTGTTTGTGAGACTAAGGTTGGAAGGGATGAAGGATTTGGAGGAGAAGTGGGATCAATTTAGTCTCACTGAGAACGAGAATTCTGTTATTGAAATCGTATCGGTAAATGTAGAGAACGTAGAAGAAAAAGGGGAGAGGAGTATCGCAGAATGGGTAAGGATGTTATCAAATCAAATATGACTAGGATATGGAAGGTGGGAAGCTCATTCCACTTTCAGGAGATCAATACAAACatgtttgttataatttttgaaagccACGAGGATAAATGGAGAGTGATGGAAGGGAGGCCCTGGTTGTTTGATAATTGGTTGTTGGTACTAAAACCATTCGATGAGTTTATCCCCCCTCAGAAGATGAATTTTGACAATGAAGAATTCTGGGTTCAGTTGAACAATCTTCCATTAGCATGTATAAATCGGGAAATTGGACAACAAATTGGAGAATCATTCGACAATGTGAAGGGTGTAGACGTAAGGGAGGATGGAACTGGTTGTGGGAGCTATctgagagaaataattgaaatgaatttgaaaaaaagcaATAGCAAAGGAAAGAATTGTTAATTTGTTGGGGGAAAAGCTTTGAGTTCCCTTGCGGTATGAGAAACGACCTAGGATGTGCTTTAAGTGTGGGATGATAGTTTATGGTGGAAAATGATGTAATAATTTGGGAGCTAACACAATTGTGAATAAGGGGAAAAACTCTAGTATGGGGTTTGGCTTCGTGCAGTTGGCATGactagaagaaaaaatggaaaatcgCTTGGTGATAGAGGAAAATATGGGACTAGTGAGTGGAAATCTCATGGGGAAAATGTAGAAAGGGAAAGAGAATCTAATTCCAAATCTGGCCTTGTACACATTGATGTCTCAAGATTTGAGGGGTCCCAAAGCAAAAAGGAGACTAATTGTGTACCTCAGATATTGGTAAAATCTGATGGCACGAACGAGACACCTGTGGAGAAAATGGGTGATGTTATAACCAAATCCAACAAGTATCTAACTGGGGAGTAGAAGAGGTGGGACAGGGAGGGGGTACGGATCAGTTTGAGAAAAGGGTAGAGAGACAAGAGGGACGGGTATATTGGATCAGTTTGGCATTAAGCCTATAAGCCAGAGCAGAAAGCAAAAAACTCAAAGGTCCACCAAGCAGCAGAAAGAAAGTCCCAAGGCCCAAAATAAACTGACTGGAATGGAGCAGCAAGTTTCTGTGCTTGAAAAGGGATGTGGTGTGGTGAGCAAAGGAAGGTGGAAGAGAAGAGCTAGAATTGCAGGTAATTCTGTAGTGAGCTTATTGACTGATAGTTGCAAACGTAACTTATCTAATTTAGATGTGTGTTGTAATGAAGAAAGTCCTATGAAAAAAGGAAGGCAAAAGTAGTAATTGATGATATTGTGCCCTCTCAGGCAGTGGTTGTGGCTGCAAGTCAGCCCTGCCAAGCATTATGAGAATCTTGAGTTGGAACCGTTGGGACTTGGGAACCCTTGAATAGTTCAATATCTTTACCTATTGGTGAAGGATAAGAGACCTAATATAGTTTTTCTCATGAGCATGTAAGTTTGAAACTATTAAGAAGAAGTTGAATTGTGTaggttgttttgttttggattcaAGAGGTAGAAGTGGAGGTTTGGCTCTACtgtggagataagaggtgaaGTTAGAAGTTGTTAATTTCTCTTAGCACCATATTAGTGCTAGTATCTTGCAGGAAGAGAGGATGACTCAATGGGTGCTAACTAACTTTTATGGTCACCCTGAGGCCAGTAGAAAGAGACATACATGGAACTTACTATTGTCTCTAAAACCATCCAAAGAGCAAGCCTGGTGTGTAATTAGAGACTTTAACGAGGTCATATCTCAATCTAAGAAGGTGAGGGGTAAACCAAGACCAGAGGGGTTAATGGAAGATTTTAGGCAATGTTTAGAGGGCTATGAGTTATATGATCTGGGGTGGAAAGGAATGAAATATACTTGGACTAATAAGCACTCAGATGATACATTCACTAAAGAAAGACTAGATAGAGTTGCTACCATCCCCTAGTGGACTGACCTTTTCAAAGAAAGAGTGGTGGAGACTTTGACAGCTAGATAATTTGATCATAAGCCTTTGTTATTGGTGATGTTAGAGGAAAACTGTACTGCAATATTTTGAAAGAGGCACTTCAGATATGAGGCAAAATGGGTATTGGAGGATGAAAGGGGCATGATTGTAGAAACAACTTGTGAGAGAAGCAGTGTAGCACTAAACCCTCTAAAAGAAGTTTAGGGAAATCTAAAGAAGTATAGTGGAGACCTCACTAGGTGGAGCTGTAAGAAAGATAGGGATTGTGAAAGAGAAATTTTGCTTATGACCAAGAAGCTAAAGCAAAACAGGAGGTTGAGGGTCCACATAATGCTGCTGCCATTAGAACATTGCAGAAGAAATTGGGACTGCTTCTCGAAAAGGTAGATTTAACGTGGAAGCACAAGGCAAAAAGAACTTGGTATCAGCTTGGGGAAAAGAATACCAAGAACTTCCATGCGTGTGCCaatcaaagaagaaggaagaactgGATCAGGGAAATTAAAGACTCCCAAGGAAGATGTCTGACAGAACAATAAGGTATTGATGAGGTTTTCTTTCAATACTTCAAAAGCGTTTTCAGATCTTTAAACCCTTCAAGAGAAGCTATAGAAGAATGCTTAAGGGGTGTTGAACTAAAAGTCACCAGCGCCATGAATGCTAATATGCAAAAAGAGCTTGTTATGATTGAGGTAGAGGCTGCCTTAAGACAAATGGATCCCTTAAAATCCCCAGGGCCTGATGGCTATGGGCCTGCTTTTACCAAACCTACTGGAGTGTAGTAGGGGAGAAGGTAGGTGAAggtattctttcttttttgaatgCGAGGGGAAGGTTGGATTGTTCTCTTAATTTTACTCATATTGctttaatttcaaaagttgAAAAACCCTATAGTAGCTAGTGAATTTCGACCTATAAGCTTTTGTAATGTCTTGTATAAACTTGTTTCAAAAGTGCTAGCTAACAGGTTGAAGAAAGTCCTTACAACCATCATTTCAAAGAGCCAAAATGCTTTTATCCCGGGCAGACTAATCACATACAATGTCATGGTTGCATATGAAACTTTGCACACCatgaaaacaagacaaaaatggAAGATTGGAAGCATGGTGCTAAAGTTGGACATCTCAAAAGCCTATGACATAATTGAGTGGGGGTTTTTAGAGGCTGTGATGAGAAAGCTTGGCTTTGGGGAGCAGTGGATCttcttggttatgttgtgtGTTACTTCAGTAACATACTTTGTCCTTGTGAATGGACAGCCTGGAAAAGTTATAAATCCTTCAAGAGGAATACGACAAGGAGACCCCATTTTTCCATACTTGTTAATGCTGTGTGCTGAGGGACTTAGTTCCCTACTTGAATCAATTGAAAGAAGAGGTGAAATAAGGGGGTAGCAGTTACAAGAAGAGGTGCAAGGGTGAATCATTTACTCTTTACTGATGATTCTATCATCTTTGGAAGGGCAAAAATCTCTGAATGGGTAAAGATTCAAGGGTTCTTAAGTACTTATGAAAAAACCTCGAGACAAAGCTTGAATAAACAGAAGACTACCATCTTTTTTAGCTCCAATACCCCCATGTCAGTGAGATTGAAGATTTAGTAAGAAGCAGGAGTGGCTATTTGTTGCAGCTAtgagaagtat from Juglans regia cultivar Chandler chromosome 2, Walnut 2.0, whole genome shotgun sequence carries:
- the LOC109014490 gene encoding uncharacterized protein LOC109014490, encoding MLEPELCTSRILSPFREESGDEELSVLPRHTKVIVTGNNRTKSVLVGLQGVVKKAVGLGGWHWLVLKNGVEVKLQRNALSVLEHPTGHEEDEDHDYDISSSSSDIGEKDNDFSTSIEFHRLSKPRIRTKPWVTSASAKSTNRGCYRELQSIHAPQRRVNLAKLGTDSLWRYCRHFSLVSSNFNPSRDRLLNAAQRHVTQLEVDEAQVIPEFVHAAKRHKSTGKLR
- the LOC109014518 gene encoding uncharacterized protein LOC109014518, yielding MVLKLDISKAYDIIEWGFLEAVMRKLGFGEQWIFLVMLCVTSVTYFVLVNGQPGKVINPSRGIRQGDPIFPYLLMLCAEGLSSLLESIERRGQKSLNGYEKYLGLPSIVGSSRYNTFKNLKERLWLKVNSWENNFLSQAGKEILLKAVMQAIPTYSMSAFRLLEGYAKKNQLFWQDFSGGIA